The sequence GGGTATTTGTACAGTACTGGGTAATGAAGGAGGGGGTATTTGTACTGTACTGGGTGATGAAGGGAGGGGTATTTGTACTGTACTGGGTAATGAAGGGAGGGGGTATTTGTACAGTACTGGGTGGTGAAGGAGGGGGGTATTTGTACTGTACTGGGTGATGAAGGGAGGGGGTATTTGTACAGTACtgggtggtggaggaggggggtaTTTGTACTGTACTGGGTGGTGAAGGGAGGGGGTATTTGTACTGTACTGGGTGGTGAAGGGAGGGGGTATTTGTACTGTACTGGGTGATGAAGGGAGGGGGTATTTGTACTGTACTGGGTGATGAAGGGAGGGGGTATTTGTACTGTACTGGGTGATGAAGGGAGGGGGTATTTGTACTGTACTGGGTGATGAAGGGAGAGGGTATTTGTACAGTACTGGGTAGTGAAGGGAGGGGGTATTTGTACTGTACTGGGTGATGAAGGGAGGGGAATTTGTACTGTACTGGGTGATGAAGGGAGGGGGTATTTGTACAGTACTGGGTGGTGAAGGGAGGGGGTATTTGTACTGTACTGGGTGATGAAGGGAGGGGTATTTGTACTGTACTGGGTGATGAAGGGAGGGGGTATTTGTACTGTACTGGGTGATGAAGGGAGGGGTATTTGTACTGTACTGGGTGATGAAGGGAGGGGGTATTTGTACAGTACTGGGTGGTGAAGGGAGGGGGTATTTGTACTGTACTGGGTGATGAAGGGAGGGGGTATTTGTACTGTACTGGGTGATGAAGGGAGGGGGTATTTGTACTGTACTGGGTGATGAAGGGAGGGGGTATTTGTACAGTACTGGGTAGTGAAGGAGGGGGTATTTGTACTGTACTGGGTGAGGAAGGGAGGGGTATTTGTACTGTACTGGGTGATGAAGGGAGGGGGTATTTGTACAGTACTGGGTGGTGAAGGGAGGGGGTATTTGTACTGTACTGGGTGATGAAGGGAGGGGAATTTGTACTGTACTGGGTGGTGAAGGGAGGGGGTATTTGTACTGTACTGGGTGATGAAGGGAGGGGGTATTTGTACAGTACTGGGTAATGAAGGAGGGGGTATTTGTACTGTACTGGGTGATGAAGGGAGGGGTATTTGTACTGTACTGGGTAATGAAGGGAGGGGGTATTTGTACAGTACTGGGTGGTGAAGGAGGGGGGTATTTGTACTGTACTGGGTGATGAAGGGAGGGGGTATTTGTACAGTACtgggtggtggaggaggggggtaTTTGTACTGTACTGGGTGGTGAAGGGAGGGGGTATTTGTACTGTACTGGGTGGTGAAGGGAGGGGGTATTTGTACTGTACTGGGTGATGAAGGGAGGGGGTATTTGTACAGTACTGGGTGGTGAAGGAGGGGGGTATTTGTACTGTACTGGGTGATGAAGGGAGGGGGTATTTGTACTGTACTGGGTGGTGAAGGGAGTGGGTATTTGTCCTGTACTGGGTGGTGAAGGGAGGGGGTATTTGTACAGTACTGGGTGGTGAAGGAGGGGGGTATTTGTACTGTACTGGGTGGTGAAGGGAGGGGGTATTTGTACAGTACTGGGTGGTGAAGGAGGGGGGTATTTGTACTGTACTGGGTGATGAAGGGAgggggtatttgtactttactgGGTGGTGAAGGGAGGGGTATTTGTACTGTACTGGGTGATGAAGGGAGGGGGTATTTGTACTGTACTGGGTGATGAAGGGAGGGGGTATTTGTACTGTACTGGGTGGTGAAGGGAGGAGTATTTGTACTGTACTGGGTGATGAAGGGAGGGGGTATTTGTACAGTACTGGGTGGTGAAGGAGGGGGGTATTTGTACTGTACTGGATGGTGAAGGGAGGGGTATTTGTACAGTACTGGGTGGTGAAGGAGGGGGGTATTTGTACAGTTCTGGGTGGTGAAGGAGGGGGGTATTTGTACTGTACTGGGTAGTGAAGGAGGGGGTATTTGTACTGTACTGGGTGGTGAAGGGAGGGGTATTTGTATTGTACTGGGTGGTGAAGGAGGGGGTATTTGTACTGTACTGGGTGGTGAAGGGAGGGGTATTTGTATTGTACTGGGTGATGAAGGGAGGGGGTATTTGTACAGTTCTGGGTGATGAAGGAGGGGGGTATTTGTACTGTACTGGATGGTGACGGGAGGGGTATTTGTACTGTACTGGGTGGTGAAGGAGGGGGGTATTTGTACTGTACTGGATGGTGAAGGGAGGGGTATTTGTAAAGTACTGGGTGGTGAAGGGAGGGTATTTGTACTGTACTGGATGGTGAAGGGAGGGGTATTTGTACTGTACTGGATGGTGAAGGGAGGGGTATTTGTACTGTACTGGGTGGTGAAGGAGGGGGGTATTTGTTCTGTACTGGATGCTGAAGGGAAGGGTATTTGTACTGTACTGGATGGTGAAGGGAGGGGTATTTGTACTGTACTGGGTGATGAAGGGAGGGGTATTTGTACTGTACTGGGTGATGAAGGGAGGGGGTATTTGTACAGTACTGGGTGGTGAAGGAGGGGGGTATTTGTACTGTACTGGGTGGTGAAGGGAGGGGTATTTGTACAGTACTGGGTGGTGAAGGAGGGGGGTATTTGTACTGTACTGGGTGGTGAAGGGAGGGGTATTTGTACTGTACTGGATGGTGAAGGGAGGGGTATTTGTACTGTACTGGGTGGTGAAGGTGTGGGGTATTTGTACTGTACTGGATGGTGAAGGGAGGGGTTTTTGTACAGTACTGGGTGGTGAAGGAGGGGGGTATTTGTACTGTACTGGGTGGTGAAGGGAGGGGTATTTGTACTGTACTGGATGGTGAAGGGAGGGGTATTTGTACTGTACTGGGTGGTGAAGGAGGGGGGTATTTGTACTGTACTGGATGGTGAAGGGAGGGGTATTTGTACAGTACTGGGTGGTGAAGGAGGGGGGTATTTGTACTGTACTGGGTGGTGAAGGAGGGGTATTTGTACTGTACTGGATGGTGAAGGGAGGGGTATTTGTACTGTACTGGGTGGTGAAGGAGGGGGGTATTTGTACTGTACTGGGTAGTGAAGGAGGGGGGTATTTGTACTGGGTGGTGAAGGAGAGGGCTATTTGTACTGTACTGGGTAGTGAAGGAGGGGGGTATTTGTATTGTACTGGGTAGTGAAGGAGAGGGCTATTTGTACTGTACTGGGTATTGATGGAGGGGGGTATTTGTACTGTACTGGGTAGTGAAGGAGGGGGGTATTTTTACTCTACTGGGTAGTGAAGGAGAGGGCTATTTGTACTGTACTGAGTATTGAAGGAGGGGGGTATTTGTACTGTACTGGGTAGTGAAGGAGGGGGGTATTTGTACTGGGTGGTGAAGGAGGGGGGTATTTGTACTGTACTGGGTAGTGAAGGAGAGGGCTATTTGTACTGTACTGAGTATTGAAGGAGGGGGGTATTTGTATAGTGGTGGGTGGTGAAGGAGGGGGGTATTTGTACTGTATTGGGCGATTAAGGGAGGGGGGATAAGTACAGTAGGGTAAATACAGTAGGATAAATACAGTTCTTCATTGAACACTCAAACAAACAGTTAAATCCTAATCTGTCTTCTCCAATTAGCTTGAAGGTACAGCAAAGTATATCAAGGTGGGTCTCAGCAATCAGTTTGCAAACTAGCTCCACCTCTAAAACTCCAACCGTcccgtcctctcctctccaagCCCTTGtagaccctcctctctctctaccccctgtgTAGTGATGCTCAGGCTGATGGAGAGCTGTATGGGTGGGCAAGGCCAGGCGAGGTGCGGGCCAGCCCGAGTGAGCTTCCGTCCCGTGGGGTCTCATCACCTCCTGGGCCTCCGTCCCGTGGGGTCTCATCTCCTCCTGGGCCTCCGTCCCGTGGGGTCTCATCTCCTCCTGAGCCAGGGCTGATTTACTGCAGACTATGGGGGCTGTTAGGATGAGTAAGTGCTGGAGATTGACAGGGATATCTCCGTTGCCGGTCATTTGGACTGGGATGGTGGAGGGGTGAGCAGCGAGGTCCTGTCCATTTTGAAGACAGACAGTGCAATCAGAGGCATGTTAATCATGTCTGCTTGTCTCGTTAATCAGAACAAGCACCGTCGCTAACCCTCTCACCAACTCTGCAGAAGCATTTCCATTTACAATTTGGATACCCTCCAATGAGTGGGATAAAAGTTCACTGTTGGAGCCGTGTCGAGGTGTCTCCCAAGTTGTGGGCAGAGTTTTTCACTTAATCTGGTTAGTTTTTGGAAGCTGTTGGAAGATTAATTATACATATTCCTCTCAAAGGCCTGTTGACAAAGGACTGATTCCTTTTCAAGTCATTTGTactgtgaataatgaataagaAGGTGGAATGCTTTGCTTACTGCTCCCTTGAAGTTCTGCATAAAGGTGATATTAATATTTCATACACATGAATTAGTATTTCATATTTGCCTGTTTGTTTGGCCTACAACAAAAGCAAACAAacaaggtggggagagagaattGGAAAGCCAGACTCTCTTCCCTTTGGTCACAATCCCAAAAGGACCAGGGCATCTCCTCCAACAGCCCTGAACCTTCAGCATGCTCCTGGTGTCTACAGCAGATCACATGTCACCGTCAACCATGTCTCTCTCTGAACACCTTGACATGCGTCTAAGACCTGAAAGGTCACAGCATCAACACAGAGACACCGGCCTCATTCACAATGAAATGAAATGCATGCATGTTTACCTTTCTCCCAACAACTTGATTTCTCAGTCCAATAGACATTTAACATTTCAACCAAGGTGCTGGATTGATGACTTGGTAACAGGCACAGGACGATTCTAAATGGCTGTGGTGCTGTGAGGAATGCCAAAAACAAGGCTTGATTTTGTTGCATAGCCTAATGGTGTTTTAGAGGATGAGAGTACAGGTGAAAAAAATTATGCTGGGCTTCGAAAACAGAGTCTGTGAAACAAAATATGAGAGGAATACAGCAAACATAAATTGTTTATAGAAAAATATAATTCCATATGAAGTGGAAATATACTGTAGTATTGTACTaaatttttgtcatttagcagatgctcttatccagagcaacttacagtagtgagtgcatccATTTTCATAACAGTCCCCcacgggaatcgaacccacaaccctgacattgcaagtaccatgctctaccaactgatctaCAAAGGAATTGCAAAAAAAAAGAACAACGTCAAGCCTAATTTTAGCACTGAGATACAAAAATGCTATTACAACGTACATGTTATAGCTACCATAAAAAGAAAAACATTCGAAAAATACCACGAGATGCATCTTAAAAGGAAGTTTCACAATCTTTCACCTtaatattcatcatctccagcacctgcccaacatcaacatatgtgaaaatggcacgtTTCCATGGTTCTGTAGTAAAATAGATAGAgggataagtgtttccaatgagaTCATCGaccaattagtagacaattagtAGTCAATGCCTCCACAAAACTGGTTAAAATCACATGATGCACACCGATGATAACATTGGTATCATTGGTCATTGGTATGCTGCTCAAAGAGCTCGCTAACAGGTACATGGCAGCCATCCACTGAGGCTGTTAGGGCTCAGCTCAGGTCTTCTGTAGGCACCCCTATGTTAACTCTGAGGAGGCCACATGAATTCACACAAAACACATAAAGCTGTGCTAGCATGTTTAAATACTTCTGGCTCTAGTTTGGCTGTGTCAAAGTAGTCATTGATTAATTCAGTCTTTGAATTTAGGCGTCACATGATGTCTGTTTGTTTCTGCTGGACAGTGATAATCTTCTGGTAGCCCCAGTCCATGGCTATTCCCTATCCCCTGGTGGAATGTGTTGTTTACTTAAAAACGATCCGCCGTCCAATCACCAATGGTACAGCAGTCTCCATTGTCGCCTAATCCCTGCCATACAGCTGCTCCAGAAAGATTAACACATAACAATACAAACATCTAAAcgcagtaaataaataaatatcggTTTGATCAACAAGAAAATCAGCTCCATGGATAAAACAAAACGTAACTGTTTGTTTTGTAAAACCTGCAGAGGgatagttttttccccccaccTTTTCCAGTGCTTCAGTCTTGGGAAGGACTCACAGAATCTCAAATTCTATTGGTCTTGAAAGGGCATGCTTCATTttcagagggggaaaaaattcttcttcttcttcagaaATGAATCTCTGATGACAGGTTAGTCACTCCGTGTCCTATCCCTTGCTGGTATGTGGTTAGAGTAAAACGGGTTAATAAATTGTTCATCATCACCGATAGATCACTGATCACTGGAGCAGAGACGTGGCCTGACTCTCTATGTCGGCTGATGTAACATTTCATTATTGGACATGTTGTATGACGCTTTATTTCATGCTGCATCTACTGGAAATTCAGTTAGACACAGAGGTAATGGATTACTGCTATAGGAATGTCATCACAACAGGAAGACTTCACGTTAGGTCCAGTATggagaaataacacagaggacagAAATATCATTTTCCAACTACTGTGTCTCCCTGTTTCCTACCTTTCCAATATAATATTTCAGTAATATGCTATTTAATCAAATGAACAAAAGCCTGCTATTCTTTTCCTCTAAACTAATTTGATCAACGTCATTGACAGCCAGTGGTCATGCGGTGTAGGCGTTGGTTAATCACACAACTGTAAACATAATGATGCCTGTAAAGTCTCCCAtattcagtgcttgacttgggcaggagctcatcGGAACTGAATACCGGCACTAAACATTTTCTACTGCTCGTGTTCCTGAACCTCCTATAGAATATAAGCTCAAAAGTATTGAGgagttcctgcacctaaatataaacggTACCGGCACCCGTTTCAGTCCAAGTCCTGCCCATATTGTACTCCAATTAATTAAGTTCATGTTCAttttcatgttcatgttcatgttcatgttcatgttcatgttcatgttcagttaatgttcatgttcagctaatgttcatgttcagttcatattcatgttcagttaatgttcatgttcatgttcagttaatgttcatgttcagttaatgttcatgttcatgttcatgttcatgttcagttcatgttcatgttcagttcatgtttatgttcatgttcagttcatgttcagttaatgttcatgttcagctaatgttcatgttcagttcatattcatgttcagttaatgttcatgttcatgttcagttaatgttcatgttcagttaatgttcatgttcatgttcatgttcagttcatgttcatgttcatgttcagttcatgttcatgttcagttcatgttcatgttcatgttcatgttcagttaatgttcatgttcagttcatgttcatgttcatgttatgttcatgttcatgttcatgttcagttcatgttcatgttcatgttcatttcatgttcatgttcagttaatgTTAATGGTAATGTTCAGTTCATCTTCATGGTCAGttaatgttcatgttcatgttcctGTTCAGTTAATGttaatgttcatgttcagttcatgttcatgttcagttaatgttaatgttaatgttcatgttcagttcatgttcatgttcagttaatgttaatgttcatgttcagttcatgttcatgttcagttaataCTCATGCTCATGTTCATGCTCATGTTCATGTTCAGGtaatgttcatgttcagttcatgttcatgttcatgttcagttcatgTTCATGTCCATGGTCAGTTAATGTTCATGttaatgttcatgttcatgttcagttaatgTTCAGTTCTTGTTCAGTTAaggttcatgttcatgttcagttcatgTTCATGTCCATGGTCAGTTAATGTTCATGttaatgttcatgttcatgttcagttaatgTTCAGTTcttgttcagttcatgttcatgttcatgttcaggtaatgttcatgttcagttcatgttcatgttcatgttcagttcatgTTCATGTCCATGGTCAGTTAATGTTCATGttaatgttcatgttcatgttcagttaatgttcatgttcatgtttaTGGTCAGttaatgttcatgttcatgttcaatTCATGTTCATGttaatgttcatgttcagttcatgttcagttcatgttcagttaatgttcatgttcatgttcagttaatgttaatgttaatgttcatgttcagttaatgttaatgttcagttcatgttcatgttcagttaatgttaatgttcagttcatgttcatgttcagttaatgttcatgttcatgttcagttaatgttcatgttcatgttcagttcatgttcatgttcagttaatgTTCATGGTCATGTtcagttcatgttcatgttcatgttcatgttcatgttcagttaatgTTAATGATCATGTTAATGTTCAGTTCATGTTCAGTTAATGtccatgttcatgttcatgttcagtttatgttcatgttcagttaatgttcatgttcagttcatgttcatgttcatgttcatgttcagttaatgttcatgttcatgttcagttcatgTTCAGTACAtattcatgttcatgttcatgttcagttaatgttcatgttcagttcatgttcagttaatgttcatgttcagttaatgttcatgttcagttcatgGTAATGTTCAGTTCATTGTCATGGTCAgctcatgttcatgttcatgttcatgttcagttaatgttcatgttcatgttcagttaatgttcatgttcagttcatgGTAATGTTCAGTTCATTGTCATGGTCAGttaatgttcatgttcatgttcatgttcagttaatgttcatgttcagttcatgtttatgttcatgttcagttcatgTTCAGTTCATGGTCATGCTCATGTTCATATTCAGttaatgttcatgttcatgttcagttcatgGTAATGTTCAGTTCATTGTCATGGtcagttcatgttcatgttcatgttcatatTCAGTTAATGTTtatgttcatgttcagttcatgtttatgttcagttcatgtttatgttcatgttcagttcatgTTCAGTTCATGGTCATGCTCAGTTAATGTCCATGTtcagttcatgttcatgttcagttcatgttcagttcatgttcatgttcagttcatgttcagttcatgttcatgttcatgttcatggAAGAATTGCAGCCTCTCTTCTCTCATCAGCTCATCTCTCCAGATGAACATCACCCACCTCagtgttcatgttcatgttcatatTCAGTTAATGTTtatgttcatgttcagttcatgtttatgttcatgttcagttcatgttcatgttcatgttcagttcatgTTCAATTCATGTTCATGttaatgttcatgttcagttcatgttcagttcatgttcagttcatgttcagttaatgttcatgttcatgttcagttcatgTTCAGTTAATGTTTATGGTCAGttaatgttcatgttcatgttcaatTCATGTTCATGttaatgttcatgttcagttcatgttcagttaatgttcatgttcatgttcagttaatgttaatgttaatgttcaTTTTCAGTTAATGTTAATGTtcagttcatgttcatgttcagttaatgttaatgttcagttcatgttcatgttcagttaatgttcatgttcatgttcatgttcagttaatgttcatgttcatgttcagttcatgttcatgttcagttaatgTTCATGGTCATGTtcagttcatgttcatgttcatgttcatgttcatgttcagttaatgTTAATGATCATGTTAATGTTCAGTTCATGTTCAGTTAATGtccatgttcatgttcatgttcagtttatgttcatgttcagttaatgttcatgttcagttcatgttcatgttcatgttcatgttcagttaatgttcatgttcatgttcagttcatgTTCAGTACAtattcatgttcatgttcatgttcagttaatgttcatgttcagttcatgttcagttaatgttcatgttcagttaatgttcatgttcagttcatgGTAATGTTCAGTTCATTGTCATGGTCAgctcatgttcatgttcatgttcatgttcagttaatgttcatgttcatgttcagttaatgttcatgttcagttcatgGTAATGTTCAGTTCATTGTCATGGTCAGttaatgttcatgttcatgttcatgttcagttaatgttcatgttcagttcatgtttatgttcatgttcagttcatgTTCAGTTCATGGTCATGCTCATGTTCATATTCAGttaatgttcatgttcatgttcagttcatgGTAATGTTCAGTTCATTGTCATGGtcagttcatgttcatgttcatgttcatatTCAGTTAATGTTtatgttcatgttcagttcatgtttatgttcagttcatgtttatgttcatgttcagttcatgTTCAGTTCATGGTCATGCTCAGTTAATGTCCATGTtcagttcatgttcatgttcagttcatgttcagttcatgttcatgttcagttcatgttcagttcatgttcatgttcatgttcatggAAGAATTGCAGCCTCTCTTCTCTCATCAGCTCATCTCTCCAGATGAACATCACCCACCTCagtgttcatgttcatgttcatatTCAGTTAATGTTtatgttcatgttcagttcatgtttatgttcatgttcagttcatgttcatgttcatgttcagttcatgTTCAATTCATGTTCATGttaatgttcatgttcagttcatgttcagttcatgttcagttcatgttcagttaatgttcatgttcatgttcagttaatgttaatgttcatgttcagttaatgttaatgttcagttcatgttcatgttcagttcatgttcatgttcagttcatgttcatgttcagttaatgttcatgttcatgttcatgttcagttaatgttcatgttcatgttcagttcatgttcatgttcagttaatgTTCATGGTCATGTTCAGttaatgttcatgttcatgttcatgttcagttaatgTTAATGATAATGTTAATGTTCAGTTCATGTTCAGTTAATGtccatgttcatgttcatgttcagtttatgttcatgttcagttaatgttcatgttcagttcatgttcatgttcatgttcagttaatgttcatgttcatgttcagttcatgttcatgttcatgttcatgttcatgttcatgttcagttaatgttcatgttcagttcatgttcagttaatgttcatgttcagttaatgttcatgttcagttcatgGTAATGTTCAGTTCATTGTCATGGTCAgctcatgttcatgttcatgttcatgttcagttaatgttcatgttcatgttcatgttcagttaatgttcatgttcagttcatgGTAATGTTCAGTGCATTGTCATGGTCAGttaatgttcatgttcatgttcatgttcagttaatgttcatgttcagttcatgtttatgttcatgttcagttcatgTTCAGTTCATGGTCATGCTCATGTTCATATTCAGttaatgttcatgttcatgttcagttcatgGTAATGTTCAGTTCATTGTCATGGtcagttcatgttcatgttcatgttcatatTCAGTTAATGTTtatgttcatgttcagttcatgtttatgtttatgttcagttcatgtttatgttcatgttcagttcatgTTCAGTTCATGGTCATGCTCAGttaatgttcatgttcagttcatgttcatgttcagttcatgttcagttcatgttcatgttcagttcatgttcagttcatgttcatgttcatgttcatgttcatgttcatgttcatggAAGAATTGCAGCCTCTCTTCTCTCATCAGCTCATCTCTCCAGATGAACATCACCCACCTCAGTAATGACAGAAAAGGATGATGATATTTTTAGATTAGTTACTTTAATAGGACTAACTGTTAGAACAATCTGCAGTTGAAAATCTTCGGAATAACACCAACCACCAAGATCTGCAGTTAATAATTACAGTACCCAATCAAATTGATAGATATCCTACTCATAATTATCAAACTCATGCACTTTTTTAAAACCACGCTTTATTACTACCCACGATTACTTAAatgatacacacaaacacacaaacttccaaTTAAACAGCAGTCAGCACATGGAAGAATACAGTATTCAACTTAACTAATTTTCACACGTGGCTCTTCCTCTTAGCATTGGTAGAGCTTGTTGACTCTCAGGACGTCAATGTCAGACATGCCTAGTCTCTGTCCGATGGCCACAGATGGGTCTGGGATGGGAGTGATGGTTTCCTTTCCGTAGTTGTTAGTGAAAGCGGTTCTATCATAGTGCATGACAGAGGAGTAGTCGTATGTAGTGTTCAGGTTGTTGGTGTCCTGCTTCTGGAAGTTCTCGACGGCGTAGTCATAGATGTATTGCCAGTTGATCCTGATATACTGGTTACGGTCACTCCTGTTGTGCTCGTGGTGGAAGCCCAGGGAGTGAAGCAGCTCATGCTGGATGATACCATGTTGAACACAGCCAAACTGTGCAAGAGACAATGTCTGCCTGTCCCCAACAGTCCCCATGGAACTGAAACACCCTCCGCTGCTCTGAATGTCCAGGTAGGCTGTCTGTCTCCGACGTGGGATGAAGTGGATGCAGGTCTTGCCATGGAAGTACTTCATGGCCGTCTCAATCGTCTCTACCTCCAAGCTGGAATAGACATTGCTGAGGATGTACGGCACGTACACCAAGCCGTCAATCGACTTCCTCCACAGACAGCTGTACTGGCTGCTAAAGCACTTCATGGCGTTCCTGGTTCTAGGAGCCAGAATGTCTCCTTCCAGCAGAAGCTCATTAGTTCCATTGTTGGACTCCAGGATCGTTGAAGTGATGGACACATGGTCCAGCTCATCATGGATCTCATTTCCACTGGCCTGTGATAGGcccagaagcagcagcagcagggtgAGAGAAGGTCTGTGGTCCATCTTTCATAAACGTTTGGAGATACTTTGGATGGATGGGTCCTTGGCTTTAGCTGTAGAGATTCCTTAGATTACTCCTTCACCAAAGCTTGATGCCAGTGTTCTGTCAGAGCTGAGTTTATATACAACTGTCCCATAGGTGTGACTGTGTAGGATTAAGGGTTGGGGATGATGCTCACTGTCTTGGAAAAACAACCAGAGGGAGTACTCCACAAACTAACCCACTGTTTTAACAATGGGTTAATCCGTGTGGGTCAAATTACATTCAACTTCTATTTTTTAAGGTAGAAGTTGTCTCCAGTCCAACCACATATCCTGGATCAGATTACCTCATCGTCTGATAATAACATTAACCACAAAGGGGATCAGATTACCTCATCGTCCGATAATAACATTAACCATAAAGGGGATCAGATTACCTCATCGTCTGATAATAACATTAACCATAAGGGGGATCAGATTACCTCATCGTCTGATAATAACATTAACCACAAAGGGGATCAGATTACCTCATCGTCTGATAATAACATTAACCATAAGGGGGATCAGATTACCTCATCGTCCGATAATAACATTAACCATAAGGGGGATCAGATTACCTCATCGTCTGATAATAACATTAACCATAAGGGGGATCAGATTACCTCATCGTCCGATAATAACATTAACCATAAGGGGGATCAGATTACCTCATCGTCCGATAATAACATTAACCATAAGGGGGATCAGATTACCTCATCGTCTGATAATAACATTAACCATAAAGGGGATCAGATTACCTCATCGTCTGATAATAATATTAACCATAAGGGGGATCAGATTACCTCATCGTCCGATAATATCATTAACCATAAGGGGGATCAGATTACCTCATCGTCTGATAA comes from Salvelinus namaycush isolate Seneca chromosome 34, SaNama_1.0, whole genome shotgun sequence and encodes:
- the LOC120028779 gene encoding low choriolytic enzyme-like, whose translation is MDHRPSLTLLLLLLGLSQASGNEIHDELDHVSITSTILESNNGTNELLLEGDILAPRTRNAMKCFSSQYSCLWRKSIDGLVYVPYILSNVYSSLEVETIETAMKYFHGKTCIHFIPRRRQTAYLDIQSSGGCFSSMGTVGDRQTLSLAQFGCVQHGIIQHELLHSLGFHHEHNRSDRNQYIRINWQYIYDYAVENFQKQDTNNLNTTYDYSSVMHYDRTAFTNNYGKETITPIPDPSVAIGQRLGMSDIDVLRVNKLYQC